A region of Maridesulfovibrio sp. DNA encodes the following proteins:
- a CDS encoding methyl-accepting chemotaxis protein → MKLNTKLILPQLFVVVLLGCLSFYIIDNSFTQLKEMYVKSKVSNAFTTVKNSIADSAKAAQHLAALFSQRPDVIEAFKIAHSGDIDDERSPEAQRAREHIRNELKAELKGYKELGDGKLRLHFHLPNGRSLVRLWREKQAKRNGKWLDISDDISSFRQTVLDVNQNGKAVGGIELGRGGFAIRGLVPVKDASGETIGSVEILKSFNPILHDVENAGISTMLFMNKDLLSTSTSLQDESKYPIIKDYVLVSATDKSKYTDLLEKKLLDEGKTKQIIKTMDNIAIATLPITDYRGKQVGVLIGVLNIEKLAVLSSNANTWLLLCLAAILIIPLIFIYFSLNIQVLKPVQAISDKIKDINEDRADLDSIMQIRFNDEIGNLCNMFNNMLGKLSEMVNNMQVYVDVVNAVPDPIFVVDKKFNLLLTNKATENFSGLGIDEIKQSKCSNIFKTKICSTEKCPISMSMKTGIENKAEILSLTDRHGNDIHIQPVATPLHNSNGETFGYLEVARNVSDLVEKENAINIQLEKINKVNTSTKEASSRVFSSCNDLGEEMKAVDKSVVDQQRLLSETVAAMGQMNASVLDVAENAGRASEKSQETRDRAKNGAETVLNATAAITEVKHHTELMSEIMLKMEDRAESIGTVLNVINDIADQTNLLALNAAIEAARAGDAGRGFAVVADEVRKLAEKTVDATKEVETVITELRSQTSKSKTITDETQALAVRAAEYAEESGNQLKDIVTFVQESATDITNIAAAVEEQSAGSEEINRSIGEVNELASTISDRVQVSTEALNNLVQLSEELENISGK, encoded by the coding sequence ATGAAATTAAATACAAAACTAATTTTGCCACAACTTTTTGTCGTTGTTTTGCTGGGATGCTTAAGTTTCTACATAATAGATAATTCTTTTACTCAACTAAAAGAAATGTATGTTAAATCGAAAGTAAGCAATGCATTTACAACAGTAAAGAACAGCATCGCAGACTCAGCAAAAGCGGCGCAACACCTTGCTGCATTATTTTCACAACGTCCTGATGTGATTGAAGCTTTTAAAATAGCTCATTCCGGCGATATTGATGACGAGCGCTCACCAGAAGCGCAAAGAGCACGCGAACATATCAGAAATGAACTCAAAGCAGAACTCAAAGGATATAAAGAATTAGGAGATGGCAAGTTACGACTCCATTTCCATTTGCCTAATGGGAGAAGTCTTGTCCGGTTATGGCGTGAAAAACAGGCAAAAAGGAACGGAAAATGGTTAGACATATCTGATGATATATCTAGTTTCCGCCAAACAGTTCTGGACGTTAATCAAAACGGTAAAGCCGTCGGCGGCATTGAACTGGGACGAGGCGGTTTCGCTATTAGAGGGCTTGTTCCTGTCAAAGACGCATCTGGTGAAACGATTGGCTCTGTGGAAATTCTTAAAAGCTTTAACCCGATCCTACACGACGTTGAAAATGCTGGAATATCCACGATGCTTTTCATGAACAAAGATTTACTGAGCACCTCGACTTCTTTGCAAGATGAATCCAAATACCCAATCATTAAAGACTACGTGCTGGTCAGTGCCACCGACAAATCTAAATATACCGATCTGCTTGAAAAAAAGCTGCTGGATGAAGGCAAAACCAAACAGATTATTAAAACTATGGACAATATAGCGATAGCCACATTGCCCATAACTGATTATCGCGGAAAACAGGTCGGCGTTCTCATTGGCGTCTTAAACATCGAAAAACTGGCTGTACTTTCCAGTAACGCGAACACATGGCTTTTGCTTTGCCTTGCTGCAATATTAATTATCCCGTTAATTTTCATATACTTTAGTTTAAATATTCAAGTTCTAAAACCGGTTCAAGCCATATCTGATAAAATAAAAGACATTAACGAAGATCGGGCTGATCTTGATAGCATAATGCAAATCAGATTCAATGACGAGATCGGGAATCTATGCAACATGTTCAATAACATGCTCGGGAAATTGTCGGAAATGGTTAACAACATGCAAGTGTATGTCGATGTTGTAAATGCCGTTCCAGATCCCATTTTTGTAGTGGATAAGAAATTTAATCTTTTGCTGACAAACAAAGCAACAGAAAATTTTTCCGGTTTAGGTATCGACGAAATAAAACAAAGCAAATGTTCAAACATTTTCAAAACCAAAATATGCTCAACAGAAAAATGTCCTATATCAATGAGCATGAAAACAGGAATTGAAAATAAAGCGGAAATACTCTCACTCACGGACAGACATGGCAATGATATACACATACAGCCTGTTGCAACCCCGCTCCACAACTCAAACGGCGAAACCTTCGGTTACCTTGAAGTAGCCAGAAATGTGAGCGACCTTGTGGAAAAAGAGAATGCAATCAATATCCAGCTCGAAAAAATAAACAAGGTCAACACTTCTACAAAAGAAGCATCATCAAGGGTCTTCAGCAGCTGCAACGATTTAGGCGAAGAAATGAAAGCAGTAGATAAATCCGTTGTCGACCAACAAAGACTATTATCCGAAACAGTTGCAGCTATGGGTCAGATGAATGCAAGTGTACTTGATGTTGCAGAAAATGCCGGACGGGCTTCAGAAAAATCACAAGAAACCCGTGACCGGGCTAAAAATGGTGCTGAAACAGTTCTAAACGCTACCGCAGCTATCACAGAAGTAAAACACCACACAGAACTCATGAGCGAGATAATGCTCAAAATGGAAGATCGTGCTGAAAGCATCGGTACTGTTCTTAACGTGATCAACGACATTGCCGACCAAACCAACCTTCTTGCTCTAAATGCGGCAATCGAAGCAGCCAGAGCAGGAGATGCGGGGCGTGGGTTCGCTGTAGTCGCAGACGAGGTTCGAAAACTCGCAGAAAAAACAGTAGATGCCACTAAAGAAGTTGAAACAGTTATCACCGAATTACGTAGTCAGACAAGTAAATCGAAAACTATAACTGATGAAACACAAGCTCTCGCTGTAAGAGCTGCAGAATATGCTGAAGAATCGGGAAATCAGTTGAAAGACATCGTAACGTTTGTCCAGGAATCTGCAACTGACATAACAAACATTGCCGCTGCTGTAGAAGAGCAATCAGCCGGTTCAGAGGAAATCAATCGTTCTATAGGCGAAGTAAACGAGCTCGCCAGCACGATCAGTGACAGGGTTCAGGTTTCAACCGAAGCTTTAAATAATCTTGTGCAGCTGTCAGAGGAACTTGAAAACATCTCTGGAAAATAG
- a CDS encoding nitroreductase family protein, giving the protein MKTNAILGVKDAILQRHSVRSFTSEAVSNEKIEALIEAARLAPSSLNSQPWRFKVVKDKEILKRFGEKNISRTQSWLAEAGAIIVCCADISGYVKDSQASAFFYRENDLITGDTMDGIDEYVERESSADAYAKFGSSAMNVGISISFMMLRAVELGLGTCWVGMYNEPEVKELANIDPELRIVGLLAVGYPSETPDQDHNRKEISDILLP; this is encoded by the coding sequence ATGAAAACGAATGCAATTCTGGGTGTTAAAGATGCAATTCTACAAAGACATAGTGTGCGTTCCTTCACTTCAGAGGCTGTGAGTAATGAAAAAATTGAAGCCTTAATTGAAGCGGCACGACTTGCCCCTTCAAGCCTTAATTCACAACCTTGGCGTTTTAAGGTTGTGAAGGATAAAGAAATACTGAAAAGGTTCGGGGAGAAGAATATATCCAGAACTCAATCTTGGTTGGCTGAAGCCGGGGCTATAATTGTTTGTTGTGCGGATATATCTGGTTATGTCAAGGATTCTCAGGCCAGTGCTTTTTTCTATCGCGAAAATGATCTGATAACTGGTGATACCATGGACGGAATAGATGAATACGTCGAGAGAGAATCCTCAGCAGACGCTTATGCTAAATTTGGTTCATCTGCTATGAATGTCGGAATTTCAATCTCTTTTATGATGCTTAGAGCAGTTGAACTTGGTCTGGGAACTTGTTGGGTAGGAATGTATAATGAACCTGAAGTTAAGGAATTGGCGAACATTGATCCGGAGTTGAGAATTGTTGGACTGCTTGCAGTTGGATATCCCTCCGAAACTCCGGATCAAGATCATAACCGTAAAGAAATTAGTGATATTTTGCTGCCTTAG
- a CDS encoding sensor histidine kinase — translation MRLYELLTVIKPKTIQHYLAYMVAGLVLIQLGITWFLISDLTSNLLKEQIGLRALQTAQSIAHMPMIRDELLRNDPEGRIQILAENIRQKTGATFIVVGDVDNKRFSHPVPERIGQTFVGGDTGPVIKEGRSYVSEAVGTLGRSIRSFVPIFSQDGEIIGFVSVGYLSTSVKKSIAEHMNRPLIFIILLTLFGFVITACITRHLKKITLNLEPAEITNLYLERGAVLETIREGVIATDHKGEIRLANNAALKYTCFYSAELVGKHIDDVIPCAGLKHALTTGESEFDQERIVNGQELIFNIVPVLKDGAIKGLVASFRRKDELDRISHELSSIQEYSELLRGQTHEYSNKLHTIAGLIQIEAYQEALDLVARESSGYEDIIRFLNKAVPHPVIAAIVLGKYNRAKELKINFHVDRESTMLDVPDWIQQEKIVTIVGNLLDNAFEAVLEQDKDNRNVFLSFTDLGNDIVFEVEDSGPGVPPAQIEKIFEKGISSKGSARRGLGLYLVHQRLDELGGLITVSAAKPGGTLFSVIIPKVRCTIV, via the coding sequence ATGCGTTTATATGAACTCCTGACTGTTATCAAACCCAAGACAATACAGCATTATCTTGCGTACATGGTTGCCGGGCTCGTTCTGATCCAACTGGGTATTACATGGTTTCTGATTTCCGACCTCACATCCAATCTGCTCAAAGAACAGATAGGGCTGCGCGCTCTCCAGACAGCGCAATCCATAGCCCATATGCCGATGATCCGTGATGAACTCCTGCGCAACGACCCGGAAGGAAGAATTCAGATCCTTGCCGAAAACATCCGCCAAAAGACCGGAGCCACCTTCATCGTAGTCGGCGATGTTGATAACAAGCGCTTTTCTCATCCGGTTCCGGAAAGGATCGGACAGACCTTTGTTGGAGGCGATACCGGCCCGGTTATCAAAGAAGGCAGATCCTACGTCTCGGAGGCTGTCGGTACTCTGGGCCGGTCCATCCGATCATTTGTTCCCATTTTCTCTCAGGACGGGGAAATCATCGGCTTTGTTTCGGTGGGTTACCTTTCGACCAGCGTAAAGAAGAGCATTGCCGAACACATGAACCGACCGCTTATCTTCATAATCCTTCTAACCCTGTTCGGATTTGTGATAACGGCCTGCATCACCCGCCACCTAAAAAAAATCACGCTCAACCTTGAGCCTGCTGAAATAACCAACCTCTACCTTGAAAGAGGAGCCGTGCTCGAAACCATCAGGGAAGGCGTCATCGCCACAGACCACAAGGGGGAAATCCGCCTGGCCAATAACGCGGCACTTAAATACACCTGCTTCTACTCCGCGGAACTGGTAGGGAAACATATTGACGATGTGATCCCCTGCGCCGGACTCAAGCATGCCCTGACCACAGGAGAAAGCGAATTCGACCAGGAACGCATCGTCAACGGACAGGAACTGATCTTCAACATTGTGCCGGTCCTCAAAGACGGGGCCATCAAGGGGCTGGTAGCAAGCTTCCGGCGTAAGGATGAACTGGACCGCATTTCCCATGAGCTTTCCAGCATTCAGGAATATTCCGAACTGCTGCGTGGACAGACCCACGAATACTCGAACAAACTCCACACGATAGCAGGACTGATCCAGATCGAAGCTTATCAGGAAGCACTGGATTTAGTGGCCCGGGAATCATCCGGCTACGAAGACATCATCAGGTTCCTGAACAAAGCCGTACCCCATCCGGTAATAGCTGCCATAGTGCTCGGGAAATACAATCGGGCCAAGGAATTGAAAATAAACTTCCATGTTGACCGGGAAAGCACAATGCTTGATGTTCCGGATTGGATACAGCAGGAGAAAATAGTTACTATTGTCGGCAACCTTCTGGACAATGCATTTGAAGCGGTGCTGGAACAGGATAAAGACAACCGCAACGTTTTCCTTTCCTTTACCGATCTTGGAAACGACATAGTCTTTGAAGTGGAAGACTCGGGTCCCGGAGTTCCCCCGGCCCAAATTGAAAAAATCTTTGAAAAAGGAATATCTTCCAAAGGGAGCGCGCGCCGTGGACTGGGACTTTATCTAGTCCACCAGCGACTTGATGAACTTGGCGGGTTGATTACCGTTTCAGCCGCCAAACCCGGCGGAACACTCTTCTCAGTTATAATCCCAAAAGTCAGGTGTACAATAGTATGA
- a CDS encoding response regulator, whose protein sequence is MTEVKVVIVEDDGRIADLHRRFTERVPGFSVVAIAQSLEDAKTIIELYKPDLILLDLYFPEGTSLDLLREIRTRGLETDVILITAAKEMGPLKEALRGGVFDYIIKPVILDRFVTCLEKFGEYFRRLHSEDAIEQKDVDNIRNLNPATSMSESGPENLPKGIDRLTLKKVKAVFGKKNIDKQEGISAEEMGEIIGASRSTARRYLEYLVSIGRIYPDVVYGTVGRPERKYFNTNAVDS, encoded by the coding sequence ATGACCGAAGTCAAAGTTGTTATAGTCGAGGATGATGGCCGAATTGCAGACCTCCACCGCCGCTTTACCGAAAGGGTGCCCGGCTTCAGCGTAGTAGCCATAGCCCAAAGTCTTGAAGACGCCAAAACCATCATTGAACTATACAAACCGGACCTGATCCTGCTCGATCTCTATTTTCCGGAAGGGACCAGTCTGGATCTGTTACGCGAAATACGCACCAGAGGCTTGGAAACCGATGTAATCCTGATCACCGCAGCCAAGGAAATGGGACCGCTCAAGGAAGCCCTGCGCGGAGGGGTCTTTGACTATATCATCAAGCCTGTCATTCTCGACCGCTTCGTAACCTGCCTTGAAAAATTCGGTGAATATTTTCGACGCCTGCATTCAGAAGATGCCATCGAACAAAAAGATGTGGATAATATCCGCAATCTCAACCCGGCCACATCCATGTCGGAGTCTGGCCCGGAGAACCTGCCTAAGGGCATTGATCGCCTGACATTAAAAAAGGTCAAGGCCGTATTCGGGAAGAAAAACATCGATAAGCAGGAAGGAATCAGTGCCGAAGAAATGGGCGAAATCATAGGGGCCAGCAGATCCACAGCCCGGCGCTATCTGGAATACCTTGTTTCCATCGGCAGAATCTATCCTGATGTTGTGTACGGAACAGTCGGACGACCGGAACGTAAATATTTCAATACCAATGCCGTAGACTCATGA
- a CDS encoding DctP family TRAP transporter solute-binding subunit codes for MRRLFAVICALVLIAAMSVPAFAGKVVLKLGHIAEPVHPYGQGAEKFAEIVKEKSGGEIIVKVFPSSQLGGQKDLIEGLIFGTVDMALVGTAVLGQFQPQISIFDMPFLFQDREHAYKSLDTVGMDLGKALEPKGIKLLGYMENGIRHLTNNVREVKTPADMDGLKIRVMTNKIYIEMMKSLGASPTPMAFGELYSAMQQGTVDGQENPSAHIWTKRFFEVQKFASKTAHSYAPEPLVMSMISWARLNPAQKKIIKESAKEAIDWQRKFSTQKDDEYWTLIEGTGKIKITEVDREKFAEATKPVYEKFADVVGQDNIDKINALKK; via the coding sequence ATGAGACGTTTATTCGCAGTGATTTGTGCATTAGTACTTATTGCGGCCATGTCGGTTCCCGCATTTGCCGGAAAAGTGGTTCTCAAGCTCGGACATATTGCCGAACCCGTGCATCCCTACGGACAGGGTGCCGAAAAATTTGCTGAGATCGTCAAGGAAAAATCCGGAGGCGAAATCATCGTCAAGGTTTTCCCCTCCTCCCAGCTGGGCGGACAGAAAGACCTCATTGAAGGACTCATCTTCGGAACCGTTGACATGGCTCTGGTGGGAACAGCCGTTCTCGGCCAGTTCCAGCCCCAGATTTCAATCTTCGACATGCCCTTCCTTTTTCAGGACCGTGAACATGCTTACAAATCCCTCGATACCGTGGGTATGGATCTGGGCAAGGCTCTTGAACCGAAAGGCATCAAACTTCTCGGGTACATGGAAAACGGTATCCGCCACCTGACAAACAACGTCCGCGAAGTCAAGACTCCCGCCGATATGGATGGACTTAAAATCAGGGTCATGACCAACAAAATTTACATCGAAATGATGAAATCCCTCGGAGCATCCCCTACTCCCATGGCTTTCGGTGAACTGTATTCCGCCATGCAGCAGGGAACTGTTGACGGACAGGAAAACCCCAGCGCCCACATCTGGACCAAACGCTTTTTCGAAGTACAGAAATTCGCATCCAAGACCGCCCACTCCTACGCCCCGGAACCGCTGGTAATGTCCATGATCAGCTGGGCCAGACTTAATCCTGCCCAGAAAAAAATCATCAAGGAATCAGCCAAAGAAGCTATAGACTGGCAGCGCAAGTTCTCCACACAAAAGGATGATGAATACTGGACTCTTATCGAAGGTACCGGAAAAATCAAGATAACCGAAGTGGACCGTGAAAAATTCGCGGAAGCAACCAAGCCTGTTTATGAAAAATTCGCCGACGTCGTAGGACAGGACAACATTGACAAAATCAACGCTCTGAAAAAATAG
- a CDS encoding TRAP transporter small permease: MDKLFEKLRAVLYWISVTSMTVMLVLIFFQVVTRYFFGHTFEWSEELARFLFVWVVFLGSALIMGESGHLAVQILPSKLKDTAAGLALETVINLCSYAFTMLLLVQGAKMTSVMTFQVAPGLGISMSVVYSIIPISAFLMILYLMKDTVRIFKQVRERCGSSAGVEQKAEVGR; encoded by the coding sequence ATGGATAAACTATTCGAAAAACTTCGTGCGGTCCTTTACTGGATATCCGTAACTTCAATGACCGTAATGCTCGTCCTGATCTTTTTTCAGGTTGTTACCAGATATTTTTTCGGACACACTTTTGAGTGGTCCGAAGAACTTGCCAGATTTCTTTTTGTCTGGGTCGTATTCCTTGGCTCAGCCCTGATCATGGGCGAAAGCGGACACCTTGCAGTACAGATCCTGCCAAGCAAGTTGAAAGATACTGCTGCAGGACTGGCACTGGAAACCGTAATAAATCTCTGCAGCTATGCCTTCACCATGCTCCTGCTGGTGCAGGGAGCCAAGATGACCTCTGTCATGACTTTTCAGGTCGCGCCGGGGCTGGGTATTTCCATGAGCGTGGTCTATTCCATAATCCCCATCAGTGCCTTCCTGATGATTCTTTACCTTATGAAGGATACGGTGCGGATTTTCAAACAGGTCAGGGAACGTTGCGGATCGTCCGCAGGTGTTGAACAGAAAGCTGAAGTCGGGAGATAG
- a CDS encoding TRAP transporter large permease — protein MELVLLGSFLGLTFLGVPVAYALGLSVSIILYHYMHIPQVMITQVMYSGIDSFSFMAVPFFMLAGSFMSAGGVTSRLVNFAQALVGSFTGGLAQVVAVSGMFFAAISGSSAATTAAIGSTMVDEMEKKGYRRELATGIVAAGGTVGIVIPPSITLVVYGVIAGASIGDLFMGGMVPGLLMGLTMCLVSYAIAKKEGIPAEGSFSFIHLLKSFKDSFWALMTPVIIIGGIYGGIFTPTEAAAVAAVYGIFVGFFIYKELTIKDFPRIIFQAVMGTTMIMFIVGAAKVFGWMLTNLEIPHHIGEYIVSLTNSPAMFLIMMNLLLLFIGTLINASAAVVILTPIFLPVAVKLGIDPLFFGVLMVINLAIGCITPPVGLDLFVASAITKVPLEKVMRASIPYLVALLGALLLMTFCPPIITFLPNLLH, from the coding sequence ATGGAGTTAGTATTACTCGGTTCATTTCTGGGCCTGACTTTTCTGGGTGTTCCCGTCGCCTACGCGCTGGGCCTTTCCGTATCTATAATTCTCTACCATTACATGCACATACCTCAGGTCATGATCACTCAGGTCATGTACTCCGGTATTGATTCCTTTTCATTCATGGCCGTACCCTTCTTCATGCTGGCTGGTTCATTCATGTCTGCCGGAGGGGTAACTTCCAGACTGGTCAATTTTGCGCAGGCTCTGGTGGGATCGTTCACCGGCGGACTGGCTCAGGTTGTCGCGGTTTCAGGCATGTTCTTTGCCGCTATTTCCGGGTCATCAGCAGCCACCACTGCAGCCATCGGTTCCACAATGGTTGATGAAATGGAAAAGAAAGGCTACCGCCGCGAACTGGCCACCGGCATCGTCGCTGCAGGTGGAACAGTCGGCATCGTAATTCCCCCGTCCATCACCCTGGTTGTCTACGGAGTAATCGCCGGGGCATCCATAGGCGACTTGTTCATGGGTGGAATGGTTCCGGGCCTGCTTATGGGCCTGACTATGTGTCTGGTCAGCTATGCCATTGCCAAAAAGGAAGGGATTCCTGCGGAAGGATCATTTTCATTTATCCATCTATTGAAATCATTCAAGGATTCTTTCTGGGCCTTAATGACCCCGGTTATTATCATCGGCGGAATTTACGGCGGCATATTCACTCCCACCGAAGCTGCCGCAGTGGCAGCCGTATATGGTATCTTCGTCGGCTTCTTCATCTACAAGGAACTGACCATCAAGGATTTTCCGCGCATCATCTTTCAAGCCGTCATGGGTACAACAATGATCATGTTCATTGTCGGTGCCGCCAAAGTCTTCGGCTGGATGCTTACCAACCTTGAAATCCCACACCATATCGGGGAGTACATAGTATCCCTTACCAACTCTCCGGCAATGTTCCTGATCATGATGAACCTGCTGCTGCTCTTCATCGGGACTTTAATCAACGCCTCCGCTGCGGTCGTCATTCTGACCCCCATATTCCTGCCTGTTGCAGTGAAACTGGGAATTGACCCGCTGTTCTTCGGCGTATTGATGGTTATCAACCTAGCGATCGGTTGCATTACGCCTCCCGTAGGTCTGGACCTGTTTGTCGCCAGCGCCATCACCAAAGTACCCCTTGAAAAAGTTATGAGGGCATCGATCCCCTATCTGGTTGCCTTGCTGGGAGCGCTGCTGCTGATGACTTTCTGTCCCCCGATCATCACATTCCTGCCCAATCTCCTGCATTAG
- a CDS encoding DsrE family protein, with amino-acid sequence MNNKLNILWTNADPVTAELMVMMYAQNSIKNGWWDEVQVIIWGAPSKLVAEDVHVQQLIADARESGVKFSVCESCANQLGVKSQLEELDLEIRFWGSPLTEIIKKNEHLITI; translated from the coding sequence ATGAATAATAAATTGAATATCTTATGGACAAATGCCGACCCTGTGACCGCAGAGTTGATGGTGATGATGTATGCACAGAACTCAATCAAGAACGGCTGGTGGGACGAAGTTCAGGTGATTATCTGGGGTGCGCCATCAAAGTTGGTTGCTGAAGATGTACATGTTCAGCAGTTGATAGCAGATGCCAGAGAATCTGGTGTTAAGTTTAGCGTTTGTGAATCCTGTGCGAATCAGTTGGGAGTTAAGTCACAGCTCGAAGAACTTGATCTTGAAATTAGGTTCTGGGGATCACCTTTGACAGAAATAATTAAGAAGAATGAGCACTTGATTACCATATAG
- a CDS encoding two-component system response regulator, whose translation MSKNASRQTVLVVDDSADNIAVFSKILSEKYRVKAAKNGAKALQIAFATVPDIILLDIMMPGIDGYEICRQLKKDSRTQKIPIIFVTAKDEIEDETKGFELGAVDYIAKPVSPSIVLARVKTHLQLYDNSRELENAVLSRTKELAQSQLEIIRRLGRAAEYKDNETGMHVIRMSYYSCVIARSIGMDDATIDLLLNATPMHDVGKIGISDSILLKAGKLTEQEREEMEKHCEFGAEIIGEHDDKLLKLARSVALTHHEKWDGSGYPKGLKGTDIPIEGRIVAIADVFDALTSRRSYKEPWPIDKAISFIEEQAGRHFDPELVAAFINNISKVIKIYEKNREECHVKDI comes from the coding sequence ATGAGTAAGAATGCATCAAGGCAGACTGTTCTGGTAGTGGACGATTCGGCTGATAATATTGCTGTTTTTTCTAAAATTTTATCTGAAAAATATCGCGTCAAGGCTGCTAAAAACGGAGCTAAAGCATTACAAATCGCTTTTGCTACAGTCCCTGACATTATTCTGCTTGATATTATGATGCCGGGGATAGACGGTTATGAAATATGCCGCCAATTGAAAAAAGACTCCAGAACTCAAAAAATACCTATCATTTTTGTCACCGCAAAAGATGAAATTGAAGACGAGACTAAGGGGTTTGAATTAGGAGCGGTGGACTATATCGCAAAACCGGTCAGTCCTTCGATTGTTCTTGCCAGAGTGAAAACACACCTTCAGCTTTATGATAACAGCAGAGAACTTGAAAATGCTGTCCTCAGTCGGACTAAAGAGTTGGCGCAAAGTCAGCTCGAAATTATCCGCAGGCTGGGCCGGGCTGCAGAATACAAAGATAATGAAACCGGTATGCATGTCATCCGCATGAGTTATTACTCGTGTGTTATTGCCCGAAGTATAGGTATGGATGATGCTACCATCGATTTATTGCTTAATGCTACACCGATGCATGATGTTGGAAAAATCGGCATTTCAGACTCAATTCTGCTCAAAGCCGGTAAGCTGACTGAGCAGGAGCGCGAGGAGATGGAAAAGCATTGTGAATTCGGGGCTGAAATAATCGGCGAGCATGATGATAAATTATTGAAGTTGGCAAGGTCAGTAGCCCTCACTCATCATGAAAAATGGGATGGATCTGGCTATCCTAAGGGCCTAAAAGGCACTGACATTCCTATTGAAGGAAGAATTGTGGCTATTGCAGATGTTTTTGATGCTCTGACCAGCAGAAGATCTTACAAAGAACCTTGGCCGATTGATAAGGCTATAAGTTTTATCGAAGAACAGGCAGGACGGCATTTTGACCCGGAATTGGTTGCTGCTTTTATCAATAATATTTCTAAAGTAATTAAAATATATGAAAAAAACAGAGAAGAATGTCACGTTAAAGATATATAA